caaatcaccttagaaattaatgaaaaaattaatatcttttaGCTTTATTGATGTGGCATACACGTAGATGACACATcgttgtttaattaatttttaagattttaaaattcaattaatataaatattaattttaaaattattaaaatgtacaaaattataaacaaatatttttatattttctaaattttaaaaattaattaaatactaacataTCATTCAGATAGCAATTCATGtgtatgccacatcaacaaagaTAACAAAAGTTAACTTTTATCCATTTTagaatcattttaaaaatttaagttaaaagggtaaaagagagaaaaaaaattaaacaaaaaactaaaataaatttttatgtaaattctTAAATATAGTCGAAATTAATGTTGGTTTTGTGTGGGGGTGTTATTAGCAAAGCCTGAAACCATTTCATAAGGTCAACATCGACCGTCGAATACTTCAAGATACATTGGCATTGCCTGCAAAGCTTTATCATTCCATTCTTGTTTGGAAATATTCCACATAGGGGAAGTAGACAAAATTCAATGCTTCGGCTTAGGCTTAGGCAATGCCCCTTTTTCAAGTGAATCTAATTCTAATTGCTAACTAATTTTATAAACCACATTATtggaaaatacaaaaaaaaatattttgtttatatacaAGACTttgcaaaaataccaaattagAACAGATTTAAGTAAGATTATCATATCATAATTCTAATTATTCTGTTACACTACCCAAAACAGAATGtcctttttatcattttaagtcGTCTTAagttgtttgtttaaataaaatggaCTTAAATATTTGACAATATATGAATAGAAATCAAAGTAGATTTGAATATCAAAGATtaaataattcttcaaaaaacaTTCGTTAAATATCCTAATCCacaaaattgatcaaattgaataatgtTTTAACGATTAAGTGCCATCCTTAATCgagaatttcattttctattccCTGTTTTTTTTTAGTACAAGGATCAGAGTAATACACAGATGATGTTAAATATCTGTATTTGGAATATAAATTCTACGTTGCAACATCAGAAAATCACCAAAAAGACACGTCCATGGCATGATGAAATTGCATCAGATCCTCGAAGAAAAGGTTCATTTGGAAAAGAATGAGGGAAAACTAGTCTACCAAATGCAGTGTTGTAGCAAAGAAGGGTAGatgcaaaatcaaaattcaagacATCATGGTCACAAGTTCAGAATTTGTATAATCGGCACGAAAGAGGTGGAAGAGAGGAGGCACCGACAGGCTATGTAAGTCTTAATGAACCTCCGAGTTCTATCGGTACAAGAGGGATGATAGAATGCAGGACATCAGTTATGAGTGGCCTATAACTTGGTTCGGGCTGTATGCACAGCACCGCAACAGCAGCGACCTGTTCACAGATGACATGATTTGATGTTTATAAAGAGAACATGGGCATATGACGATGCGaacaaaataattttccatGTACCTGATATAAGTGCTTTAAATCCATTGTATCTTTTATTACTGGATCAACTAACTTCGGAAGTTTCAATCTGTCGGTAAGCTGAGGCATGACCtataaaaatagtatataaaTGAAGTATTAAGCCATGGCTGAAAGATATCAAAATGTATGGTCCAAAGAAATTACCCATGTAACAAGAGATTGGTGCTGAGTTGGGGACATTTTCTCTAGCGGTTTCTTTCCGATTAGCAGCTCCAGAAGTACAACTCCGAAAGCATATACATCACTTTTATCGGTCAATTTACCTGAGAAACACAATAAGGTTTTTACTCTATCAAAGAGTGAGATTACATCTGGTACTAAAATCTCTCTTTTATGGAGCCATTTAGGAAGGAAGAACAACTATGTCTCCTTCATCTTTCCGTAGATTTGTAATTGCTCAAGAATTTCATGAATCACATTCAATGTCACTAACATCCCCATTTCTGTATGTTGTGTTTGCAAAAAGACGTATTACACTAGAAAATGCATCGGATCTCATTCGTAATTTCTTACGTATCGAAGCATAAAGAGCTTTGGCTTACCCTCTAAGAGGTACTCCGGAGCTACATAGCCCAATGTTCCGGACAACTTAACGTTTTTGTTCTGAGATCCAGTAGTCACAGCAAGGCCAAAGTCCGATAGCTGAATCAATGAAAAGATAGTTAAGGGAACCATTCAAAGTTGACATTTCAAGAAAGATCCGTAAAGACACGAGCTTTCATGTCTGTCATGCATAATGTTACCTTAGCATTGAAGTTGGAATCGAGAAGGATATTAGACGATTTTATATCTCTATGGACGACTGGTGGATTGCAGTTCTCGTGAAGATACTCTAACGCTCTATCAGACATTACGAACCAAATTAACAACAGATAAGCAATGAATCAGAGTAAGAGATTAGAACAGAATTGGATATGGAGAATTCACCTAGCAACATCAATTGCAATTTTCATTCGTAAATGCCAGGTTAAAGCTGATCCTTGAGAAGGTCCTATAATGTCCaaaccaataaaattatattaaaagataaactttAGCCATCTTCAACTAACTTTCACTATTCTTTGTGACTTTGGGATCAAGAAAAGGAGTTCATATACCGTGTAACTGACTCTCCAAAGAACCATTTTGCATCATTTCATATACAAGTAACTTTGTTTCATCATGGATACAGTAACCTAAGAGTGATACAATATTCTGATGCCGGATTTTGACCAGCCAGTCCACCTCATTCTGCACATTGCAATAAACCCCAGGAAGGATGTATCAAATGCACACAAACTAGATATCAAAAATCTATTTCAGTCGGGCACAAAATGTTACCTCGAATTCCCTTTCAGCATCCACTCCTCCATTATCTAATTTTTTCACAGCAGCAAGAAATTTGTCATCGAAGCGAGCTTTATAGACACGTCCCCGACCGCCCTCACCTAGAACATTACTTTCTCCGAAACCGTTTGTTGCAGCTTCCAATAACCGATACTCGATGACAGCTACTGATCCCTTTTTCCCAGCCATCCATAAGGAATTAAAACGATCCACAATTGGACTCAATGAAATTGCTTTTGTAGGTTCTGCAGATTGCGTAGtgaaaaccaaaacaaaaaacagagTTGAAATTGGAAGACAAGAATCCCAAGCAAGGCATAATCTTAATCTCAAGGTGAAAACTTGGAAGCCAAAAACATAAGGTGATTAAGTGAGACAAAAAAATGATACCTAagtttttttgtttgcttttccCATTGGAGTTGTTCAAGATTTTCTGTCTACATATCCAGAAACATGACAAAAAGAGCAATATTCCGGCAAGGAGAGTGGAGGCAACAATTAGAGCTATAAGAATTCTCTTGTTTAGATCCTGGTGGTGCACTACTCGAACAACAGCCACCCCTGCTTTACCATGAACATAGTTATTTAAATTAGCACATCTTTAGGTAAACAGAAGGAAAAGATCCTTCATTCTTGTTTGCATAAAGAACTgtactttcaaaattaaataaaagaaatggggCACTTAAATGGACACAACTCAAACAAATTGTTGGTTACTATTCCAAACAAGTTAACTTTGGCCACTTCAATGGAATTAGCAATTGTTCCTAACAGCCAAACTACTGAAAAATCATAAGCCTATAGGTACAGTGCACAATATGTGTTGAATCCTGGGAAATATGAGAAAAACGTAATAATAACAGTAGAGTAATGCA
This sequence is a window from Gossypium raimondii isolate GPD5lz chromosome 5, ASM2569854v1, whole genome shotgun sequence. Protein-coding genes within it:
- the LOC105767772 gene encoding probable receptor-like protein kinase At1g80640 isoform X2, whose product is MNLLRLLFPMWACSFSLFSLLIHARPQSTVPFTSASVLPSEQEPISQFSSQMEAVSPGVAVVRVVHHQDLNKRILIALIVASTLLAGILLFLSCFWICRQKILNNSNGKSKQKNLEPTKAISLSPIVDRFNSLWMAGKKGSVAVIEYRLLEAATNGFGESNVLGEGGRGRVYKARFDDKFLAAVKKLDNGGVDAEREFENEVDWLVKIRHQNIVSLLGYCIHDETKLLVYEMMQNGSLESQLHGPSQGSALTWHLRMKIAIDVARALEYLHENCNPPVVHRDIKSSNILLDSNFNAKLSDFGLAVTTGSQNKNVKLSGTLGYVAPEYLLEGKLTDKSDVYAFGVVLLELLIGKKPLEKMSPTQHQSLVTWVMPQLTDRLKLPKLVDPVIKDTMDLKHLYQVAAVAVLCIQPEPSYRPLITDVLHSIIPLVPIELGGSLRLT
- the LOC105767772 gene encoding probable receptor-like protein kinase At1g80640 isoform X1 → MNLLRLLFPMWACSFSLFSLLIHARPQSTVPFTSASVLPSEQEPISQFSSQMEAVSPAGVAVVRVVHHQDLNKRILIALIVASTLLAGILLFLSCFWICRQKILNNSNGKSKQKNLEPTKAISLSPIVDRFNSLWMAGKKGSVAVIEYRLLEAATNGFGESNVLGEGGRGRVYKARFDDKFLAAVKKLDNGGVDAEREFENEVDWLVKIRHQNIVSLLGYCIHDETKLLVYEMMQNGSLESQLHGPSQGSALTWHLRMKIAIDVARALEYLHENCNPPVVHRDIKSSNILLDSNFNAKLSDFGLAVTTGSQNKNVKLSGTLGYVAPEYLLEGKLTDKSDVYAFGVVLLELLIGKKPLEKMSPTQHQSLVTWVMPQLTDRLKLPKLVDPVIKDTMDLKHLYQVAAVAVLCIQPEPSYRPLITDVLHSIIPLVPIELGGSLRLT